A section of the Cydia splendana chromosome 1, ilCydSple1.2, whole genome shotgun sequence genome encodes:
- the LOC134794243 gene encoding uncharacterized protein LOC134794243, which yields MDNQYYYKLMASYLSKRNCDESFMRYFFGKTSTKKTPEELERADERKRRLQRERSRRYRALKNARRQNEGSEETAWSKQRAPPDDEPSDTDEPPTLCDLSYEPGSSDCASDDNSAHSAASEPVAAPPALSLRELLAQPNAELDYPTVHSLMFHWLQT from the coding sequence ATGGACAACCAGTACTATTACAAGCTGATGGCGAGTTATCTGTCCAAGCGGAACTGCGACGAGTCGTTTATGAGGTATTTCTTTGGGAAAACTTCGACAAAGAAGACACCCGAGGAATTGGAGCGGGCGGACGAGCGAAAACGGCGGCTGCAGCGCGAGCGCTCGCGGCGCTACCGCGCACTGAAGAACGCAAGACGGCAGAACGAGGGAAGCGAAGAGACGGCTTGGTCAAAGCAGCGCGCGCCGCCCGACGACGAGCCGAGCGACACGGACGAGCCGCCGACGCTTTGCGACCTGTCGTACGAGCCGGGCTCGTCGGACTGCGCGTCGGACGACAACTCTGCGCACTCGGCGGCCAGCGAGCCcgtcgccgcgccgcccgcgctcAGCCTGCGCGAGCTGCTCGCGCAGCCCAACGCCGAGCTGGACTACCCCACCGTGCACAGCCTCATGTTCCACTGGCTGCAGACGTAA